The Clostridia bacterium genome includes the window CGGCACCTGCATAAGGGACTATATCCATGTGATGGACTTGGTGGATGCGCATATCCTTGCTCTCAACAGCTTGAGAGAAGGGTCAGCAAGTGCAGTGTACAACCTTGGAAACGGTGAAGGGTTTTCAGTAAAGGAAATGGTAGAAGCAGCCAGGAGGGTAACGAATCACCCGATACCGGCAGTACTATGCCCAAGAAGAGCTGGAGATCCCTCCACCCTTATTGCCTCCAGCAAAAAAGCCAAAGAGAAGCTGGGTTGGGAGCCAAGCTTCAATAAGGTAGATGATATAGTAGCTTCAGCCTGGAAGTGGCATAAGAACAATCCCTCAGGGTTTGAGAAGAAATAAATTACTGCAAAGCTTGGGTATTCCTTGCAGGTAGAGGAACGGGTACCACGGATTTCCTTCGGAAAAACACTGAAACCCACTGAATACACGGCGAATAAAATATTTATATATAAATGATATTCGATAACGAGGCATGTATCGAAATTTACTAATGTAGCTATATCGTATATAATACTTAACCGTGATATTCCGTAGGAATCCGTGGAAATTCCGTGTGTTCCGTGGTACCCGTTCCCTTCGCCGCATCTTTTAAATAGAGGTGATTTTCAATTGAACATATACAAACAGATAAAACGCCTTATAAACTATGGTTTGGATAAAGGCTTGATAAATAAGGAAGATGAACTATATGTACGCAACAGACTTCTGGAGATTTTGAAGCTTGACGAGTATGAGGATATTGAGGCAGATACCGAAAAACTTACGAATCCACACCCGATTTTGGATGAAATCCTGGACTATGCCTATGAAAAGGGAGTGCTTGGTGAAAATACCGTCACTTATAGGGACTTGCTGGATACCAAACTTATGGACTGCTTCATGCCCCGACCCAGTGAGGTGATAAGAAAGTTCTACAGCGACTATGAAAAATCCCCGGTGACAGCTACTTATAATTACTATGGCATGTCAATAGCATCAAACTATATTAGAACGGAGCGTACAAGCAAAAACGCGAGCTGGAAAGCTGATACAGCTTTTGGAGAACTGGATATCACAATAAATCTCTCAAAGCCGGAAAAGGACCCTATAGCTATTGCCGCCTCAAAGAATATAAGAGCCACTTCTTATCCAAAATGTCTTTTATGTAAGGAAAATGAGGGATTTGCCGGCACGTTGAATCATCCGGCAAGACATAACCATAGGATTATACCTTTGGAGCTGTGCGAAGAAAAATGGTTTTTGCAATACTCGCCATATGTTTATTATAATGAGCATTCAATAGTATTCAAGGATAGTCATGAACCCATGAGGATTTCTAAAACCACCTTTGACAGGCTCTTGGAGTTTATTGAAAAGTTTCCGCACTATTTCATAGGATCCAATGCAGATTTGCCCATTGTAGGAGGCTCTATACTTACACATGACCATTTCCAGGGGGGCAACTATAAGTTTGCGATGGAAACCGCATCGGTCCTTAAAGAGGTCAGCATCAAAGACTATGAGGACGTAGAAGCTTGTATTGTCAATTGGCCGATGTCAGTTATACGAATAAGAAGTGGTAATAGAGAACGGCTCTCAGCGCTGGGAGGAAAAATCCTTGAAGCTTGGAGGAAATACAGTGACGAAAGTGTTGACATAATAGCGGAAACACAGGGTGAGCCGCATAACACCATTACGCCGATAGCAAGATATTCGAAGGGAAAGTTTGAGCTGGACTTGGTATTGAGAAATAACAGAACCAATGAGGAGCACCCCCTTGGAATATTCCATCCTCACAGCGAGGTTCACCACATAAAGAAGGAAAATATCGGACTTATAGAGGTTATGGGACTTG containing:
- the galT gene encoding UDP-glucose--hexose-1-phosphate uridylyltransferase codes for the protein MNIYKQIKRLINYGLDKGLINKEDELYVRNRLLEILKLDEYEDIEADTEKLTNPHPILDEILDYAYEKGVLGENTVTYRDLLDTKLMDCFMPRPSEVIRKFYSDYEKSPVTATYNYYGMSIASNYIRTERTSKNASWKADTAFGELDITINLSKPEKDPIAIAASKNIRATSYPKCLLCKENEGFAGTLNHPARHNHRIIPLELCEEKWFLQYSPYVYYNEHSIVFKDSHEPMRISKTTFDRLLEFIEKFPHYFIGSNADLPIVGGSILTHDHFQGGNYKFAMETASVLKEVSIKDYEDVEACIVNWPMSVIRIRSGNRERLSALGGKILEAWRKYSDESVDIIAETQGEPHNTITPIARYSKGKFELDLVLRNNRTNEEHPLGIFHPHSEVHHIKKENIGLIEVMGLAVLPARLINELKLLEACLMGTESIEQHEELEQHRHWFLQLKEKYGNTDIDMDKVLRTEVGKVFEKVLLDAGVFKLDSKGLEAFSRFINSIR